In one window of Opitutus sp. GAS368 DNA:
- a CDS encoding glycoside hydrolase family 88 protein, with translation MPTPLHRLGLVSFAALAASLALNLWAAERPLAEVINSALATSARQYEWMLAHLPDNAARPMPRTVEQGKLVTISTRDWTSGFFPGSMWYLFEATGDARWRASAEKFTALLAPEQHNTKTHDVGFILYCSYGNGLRLTGNAAYKPVLLNGAQSLSTRFNPTVGCLQSWDARNGWDFPVIIDNMMNLELLLWAAREGPAGRYRDIAIRHADTTLKNHFRADGSSFHVVAYDPKDGHVEARVTHQGAADDSAWARGQAWGLYGYTVMYRETKDPRYLAHARKIAAFIMHHPRLPADKVPYWDFDAPGIPDVPRDASAAAIMSSALFELCTYVQGDAAAEYRAFAEAQLRSLASPAYLAEPGTNGGFLLKHSTGHKPKDSEVDGPINYADYYFLEALLRARRKP, from the coding sequence GTGCCCACCCCGCTCCACCGCCTCGGTCTCGTTTCCTTCGCCGCGCTCGCCGCCAGCCTGGCTTTGAATCTCTGGGCCGCCGAGCGGCCGCTGGCCGAGGTCATCAACTCCGCCCTCGCCACCTCGGCGAGGCAATACGAGTGGATGCTCGCCCACTTGCCGGACAATGCCGCCAGGCCGATGCCGCGCACCGTCGAGCAGGGCAAGCTGGTGACCATCTCCACCCGCGACTGGACCAGCGGTTTCTTCCCCGGCTCGATGTGGTATCTCTTCGAGGCCACCGGCGACGCCCGGTGGCGCGCCTCCGCGGAGAAGTTCACCGCCCTCCTCGCGCCCGAGCAGCACAACACCAAGACCCACGACGTCGGCTTCATCCTGTATTGCAGCTATGGCAACGGCCTGCGCCTGACGGGCAATGCCGCCTACAAGCCGGTCCTGCTCAACGGCGCGCAGTCGCTCAGCACCCGCTTCAACCCGACCGTCGGCTGCCTGCAATCCTGGGACGCGCGCAACGGCTGGGACTTCCCCGTCATCATCGACAACATGATGAACCTCGAGCTCCTGCTCTGGGCCGCCCGCGAGGGCCCGGCCGGGCGCTATCGCGACATCGCCATCCGCCACGCCGACACGACGCTCAAGAACCACTTTCGCGCGGACGGCAGCTCCTTTCACGTCGTCGCCTACGATCCCAAGGACGGTCACGTCGAAGCCCGCGTGACGCACCAGGGCGCGGCCGATGACTCGGCCTGGGCCCGCGGCCAGGCCTGGGGGCTTTACGGCTACACGGTGATGTATCGCGAGACCAAAGACCCGCGCTACCTCGCCCACGCGCGGAAGATCGCGGCGTTCATCATGCACCATCCGCGCCTGCCCGCCGACAAGGTGCCCTACTGGGACTTCGACGCACCCGGCATCCCCGACGTCCCGCGCGACGCTTCCGCCGCCGCCATCATGAGCTCGGCGCTGTTTGAACTCTGCACCTACGTGCAAGGGGACGCCGCGGCGGAATACCGCGCCTTTGCCGAAGCGCAGCTGCGCAGCCTCGCCTCGCCGGCCTATCTCGCCGAACCGGGCACGAACGGCGGCTTCCTGCTGAAACATTCCACCGGCCACAAGCCGAAGGACAGCGAGGTGGATGGACCCATCAATTACGCGGACTATTACTTCCTCGAGGCCCTCTTGCGGGCCCGCAGGAAGCCGTAA
- the speA gene encoding biosynthetic arginine decarboxylase → MKTKSASNWSAAQSEEHYGFKRWGANHFSVDSEGFVQVQPLADDRNIRLMDVIDEAKSMGLKAPLVIRLQDTLRYRVTQINQAFHKAIKEEGYKGEYRGVFPIKVNQLREVVDEIVAAGKDFNYGLEAGSKPELMIALAMHEGAQRLIICNGYKDHDYMRLALLGRKLGKRIIIVIEQLSEVDSIIEISKETGVKPLIGFRVKLQTRGEGKWAMSTGDNAKFGLNTAEILFAVEKLKAAKMQACLKLVHFHIGSQVPNIITIKAAVTEAARFYCQLAKMGFPMGYLDVGGGLGIDYDGSRTNFESSMNYTLGEYARDVVFNIREICEASGVKVPDIVTESGRAVAAPHSMLVVEVFERINKHESLGKQHQPKARHKIVDDLAILLNNKAKLGRLERFHDALQKKEEAFSLFNLGYLDLENRAAAEQIFWQICEKIDLEGTKSGYQPEELHDLKKLLADQYVCNFSVFQSLLDSWALKQLFPITPLHRLKEKPTVNAILVDITCDSDGKVGSFIDLQDVKDYITLHPLRHGEPYYLGIYLTGAYQDIMGDLHNLFGRVNEVHVFLEDDEPNGFYIEEALAGSRIADVIEGVQYQWEELCRRIKQQIDHATKKDLIKPREGVRLVEFYESQMLAKTYLNIEQNGAKKR, encoded by the coding sequence TTGAAGACCAAATCCGCATCCAACTGGTCGGCCGCGCAGTCCGAGGAACACTATGGTTTTAAGCGCTGGGGCGCCAATCACTTCTCGGTGGATTCCGAGGGATTTGTGCAGGTCCAGCCCCTCGCCGACGACCGGAACATCCGCCTGATGGACGTGATTGACGAGGCCAAAAGCATGGGCCTCAAGGCCCCGCTGGTCATCCGCCTCCAGGATACGCTCCGCTACCGGGTCACCCAGATCAACCAGGCCTTCCACAAGGCCATCAAGGAAGAGGGCTACAAGGGCGAATACCGCGGCGTGTTCCCCATCAAGGTCAACCAGCTCCGCGAGGTGGTCGACGAGATCGTCGCCGCCGGCAAGGACTTCAACTACGGCCTCGAGGCCGGCTCCAAGCCCGAGCTGATGATCGCCCTGGCCATGCACGAGGGCGCCCAGCGCCTCATCATCTGCAACGGCTACAAGGACCACGATTACATGCGCCTCGCCCTCCTCGGCCGCAAGCTGGGCAAGCGCATCATCATCGTCATCGAGCAGCTCTCCGAGGTCGACAGCATCATCGAGATCTCGAAGGAGACCGGCGTGAAGCCCCTGATCGGCTTCCGCGTGAAGCTCCAGACCCGCGGCGAGGGCAAGTGGGCCATGTCCACCGGCGACAACGCCAAGTTCGGCCTCAACACCGCCGAGATCCTCTTCGCCGTCGAGAAACTCAAGGCCGCCAAGATGCAGGCCTGCCTCAAGCTCGTCCATTTCCACATCGGCTCGCAGGTCCCGAACATCATCACGATCAAGGCCGCGGTCACGGAGGCCGCGCGCTTTTACTGCCAGCTCGCCAAGATGGGCTTCCCCATGGGCTACCTCGATGTCGGCGGCGGCCTCGGCATCGACTACGATGGCTCGCGCACGAATTTCGAGTCCTCGATGAACTACACGCTCGGCGAATACGCCCGCGACGTCGTCTTCAACATCCGCGAGATCTGCGAGGCCTCGGGCGTCAAGGTGCCCGACATCGTCACCGAGTCCGGCCGCGCCGTCGCCGCCCCCCACTCCATGCTGGTCGTCGAGGTCTTCGAGCGCATCAACAAGCACGAGTCCCTCGGCAAGCAGCACCAGCCCAAGGCGCGCCACAAGATCGTCGACGACCTCGCCATCCTGCTCAACAACAAGGCCAAGCTCGGCCGCCTCGAACGCTTCCACGACGCGCTCCAGAAGAAGGAGGAGGCCTTCTCGCTCTTCAACCTCGGCTACCTCGACCTCGAGAACCGCGCCGCCGCCGAGCAGATCTTCTGGCAGATCTGCGAGAAGATCGACCTCGAGGGCACCAAATCCGGCTACCAGCCGGAGGAGCTCCACGACCTCAAGAAGCTTCTCGCCGACCAATACGTCTGCAATTTCTCCGTCTTCCAGTCCCTCCTCGACAGCTGGGCGCTCAAGCAGCTCTTCCCCATCACGCCGCTGCACCGGCTCAAGGAAAAGCCCACCGTCAACGCCATCCTCGTCGACATCACCTGCGACTCCGACGGCAAGGTCGGCAGCTTCATCGACCTGCAGGACGTGAAGGACTACATCACGCTGCACCCGCTCCGCCACGGCGAGCCCTACTACCTCGGCATCTACCTGACCGGCGCCTACCAGGACATCATGGGCGACCTGCACAACCTCTTCGGCCGCGTCAACGAGGTGCACGTGTTCCTCGAGGACGACGAACCCAACGGCTTCTACATCGAGGAGGCGCTGGCCGGCTCCCGCATCGCCGACGTCATCGAGGGGGTGCAATACCAGTGGGAGGAGCTCTGCCGCCGCATCAAGCAGCAGATCGACCACGCCACGAAGAAGGACCTCATCAAGCCCCGCGAGGGCGTGCGGCTCGTGGAGTTCTACGAATCCCAGATGCTCGCCAAGACCTACCTCAACATCGAGCAGAACGGGGCCAAGAAACGGTAG